A genomic region of Acipenser ruthenus chromosome 9, fAciRut3.2 maternal haplotype, whole genome shotgun sequence contains the following coding sequences:
- the LOC117406166 gene encoding testis-expressed protein 26-like isoform X3, with protein sequence MKFKDSKKHWDPYETTNIREYVYRPNPATEAVRPMSSNAYTFPYELSGPVGANRYSEDFCWQPYSKPEIIRSGSSMGSKRDNPQPLQDWRVLRGEKQKSLVCKSPWNKPVSDEEIRKVLSGQYRSTYREDYLGLPPDFQGKQVPPNWKKEISQLPLTEFRYRYQHPKQSPELKSSTSRYGSNASHPFPAKGVVPSVTLAHIINQESKKQLTTYQRMFGNNSMGISTALNSMQPREIQEFLKTVPEKDRAVLQRFLKNTAGSQAKDVSGGSPAKPANPVWMSGVPGPV encoded by the exons atgaaattcaaag ATAGCAAGAAGCACTGGGATCCTTATGAAACTACAAATATCCGTGAATATGTTTACAGACCAAATCCTGCAACAGAAGCTGTTCG cccCATGTCTTCAAATGCATATACCTTCCCTTATGAACTGAGCGGCCCTGTTGGTGCTAACAGATACAGTGAGGACTTCTGTTGGCAGCCATATTCAAAACCTGAAATCATACGAAGCGGGTCCTCTATGGGAAGTAAGAGAGACAATCCTCAACCCCTACAG GATTGGAGGGTGCTCAGAGGAGAGAAACAGAAATCGTTAgtttgcaagtcaccctggaatAAACCTGTTTCTGATGAAGAAATAAGAAAAGTGTTGTCGGGACAGTACCGCTCAACCTATAGGGAGGATTATTTGGGTTTACCTCCAG ATTTTCAAGGAAAACAAGTGCCTCCTAACTGGAAGAAGGAAATCTCTCAATTGCCTTTGACTGAGTTTAGATACCGCTACCAACATCCAAAGCAGAGTCCTGAACTTAAGAGCTCCACCTCCCGCTATGGAAGTAATGCATCTCATCCTTTTCCAGCTAAAGGAGTGG TTCCAAGTGTGACCCTCGCTCACATCATTAATCAGGAGAGTAAGAAGCAGCTAACTACTTACCAGAGGATGTTTGGAAACAATAGCATGGGCATTTCAACAGCCCTGAACTCTATGCAGCCTAGAGAAATTCAAGAATTCCTTAAGACTGTTCCTGAGAAAG ACAGAGCAGTGTTGCAAAGATTTCTGAAAAACACTGCTGGCAGCCAAGCTAAGGATGTTTCAGGAGGGTCACCAGCCAAGCCAGCAAATCCAGTGTGGATGTCAGGGGTGCCCGGTCCTGTGTAG
- the LOC117406165 gene encoding mesenteric estrogen-dependent adipogenesis protein-like, producing the protein MSLKGNRSQVSRTVSTGIVSISSGELYTLTTCNCEIAVLPVELLFELQSPYFQKNDNTITVHNHEGGYSVFCDGKVEAWRETYIIKNYIERSNKLNGHADYKDYRETLLTKPIVLFTKARKTNQESPRDKAFAVIVNTRHPNIRAEIEKGMNNAITSVWGESYSLQFDFQRVIKQFFSTVNYDTDGEGLTISFEFKVDALFDISYLFGFSKRKAEVNGKVLNLFSANEEKRKKVKMFLDKISELYVRRSSVPDRRMSLFSMGSIDEEVFNSVPPNMGPRMSLLESSHPPIAEELTS; encoded by the exons ATGTCTTTAAAAGGCAATAGAAGCCAAGTATCACGGACGGTATCTACTGGTATCGTCTCCATTTCGTCTGGAGAATTGTATACCTTGACAACCTGTAACTGCGAGATCGCAGTGTTGCCTGTGGAGCTTCTATTCGAGCTGCAGAGCCCATATTTCCAGAAAAACGACAACACCATCACAGTTCATAACCATGAAGGGGGTTACAGTGTTTTCTGTGATGGAAAAGTGGAGGCATGGAGAGAAACGTATATCATCAAGAACTACATCGAGAG GTCAAATAAGCTGAACGGCCACGCGGATTATAAGGACTACAGAGAAACCTTGTTGACTAAACCTATTGTACTCTTCACCAAAGCAAGGAAGACGAATCAAGAGTCCCCAAGAG acAAAGCATTTGCAGTCATTGTAAACACACGTCACCCCAACATACGAGCTGAGATTGAGAAGGGTATGAACAATGCCATAACATCGGTTTGGGGAGAAAGTTACAGTCTTCAG tttgactTCCAAAGGGTCATCAAGCAGTTCTTCTCAACTGTCAATTATGACACAGATGGAGAAGGCCTGACGATCTCCTTCGAGTTCAAAGTTGATGCTTTATTTGACATTTCATATTTGTTCGGGTTTAGCAAAAGGAAGGCTGAAGTAAATGGAAAGGTTTTGAATCTGTTTTCTGCCAATGAAGAGAAGAGGAAAAAAGTGAAAATGTTCCTGGACAAAATCAGTGAGCTTTACGTCAGACGAAGCAGTGTGCCAGATCGCAGGATGAGCCTTTTCTCAATGG GATCAATAGATGAAGAGGTTTTCAATTCTGTGCCTCCTAACATGGGCCCGAGAATGTCATTGCTTGAATCTAGTCACCCTCCCATTGCAGAAGAATTAACAAGTTAA
- the LOC117406166 gene encoding testis-expressed protein 26-like isoform X1: MAVNSHACAGYNSDSKKHWDPYETTNIREYVYRPNPATEAVRPMSSNAYTFPYELSGPVGANRYSEDFCWQPYSKPEIIRSGSSMGSKRDNPQPLQDWRVLRGEKQKSLVCKSPWNKPVSDEEIRKVLSGQYRSTYREDYLGLPPDFQGKQVPPNWKKEISQLPLTEFRYRYQHPKQSPELKSSTSRYGSNASHPFPAKGVVPSVTLAHIINQESKKQLTTYQRMFGNNSMGISTALNSMQPREIQEFLKTVPEKDRAVLQRFLKNTAGSQAKDVSGGSPAKPANPVWMSGVPGPV, encoded by the exons ATGGCTGTCAATTCACACGCGTGTGCAGGTTACAACTCAG ATAGCAAGAAGCACTGGGATCCTTATGAAACTACAAATATCCGTGAATATGTTTACAGACCAAATCCTGCAACAGAAGCTGTTCG cccCATGTCTTCAAATGCATATACCTTCCCTTATGAACTGAGCGGCCCTGTTGGTGCTAACAGATACAGTGAGGACTTCTGTTGGCAGCCATATTCAAAACCTGAAATCATACGAAGCGGGTCCTCTATGGGAAGTAAGAGAGACAATCCTCAACCCCTACAG GATTGGAGGGTGCTCAGAGGAGAGAAACAGAAATCGTTAgtttgcaagtcaccctggaatAAACCTGTTTCTGATGAAGAAATAAGAAAAGTGTTGTCGGGACAGTACCGCTCAACCTATAGGGAGGATTATTTGGGTTTACCTCCAG ATTTTCAAGGAAAACAAGTGCCTCCTAACTGGAAGAAGGAAATCTCTCAATTGCCTTTGACTGAGTTTAGATACCGCTACCAACATCCAAAGCAGAGTCCTGAACTTAAGAGCTCCACCTCCCGCTATGGAAGTAATGCATCTCATCCTTTTCCAGCTAAAGGAGTGG TTCCAAGTGTGACCCTCGCTCACATCATTAATCAGGAGAGTAAGAAGCAGCTAACTACTTACCAGAGGATGTTTGGAAACAATAGCATGGGCATTTCAACAGCCCTGAACTCTATGCAGCCTAGAGAAATTCAAGAATTCCTTAAGACTGTTCCTGAGAAAG ACAGAGCAGTGTTGCAAAGATTTCTGAAAAACACTGCTGGCAGCCAAGCTAAGGATGTTTCAGGAGGGTCACCAGCCAAGCCAGCAAATCCAGTGTGGATGTCAGGGGTGCCCGGTCCTGTGTAG
- the LOC117406166 gene encoding testis-expressed protein 26-like isoform X2 → MDELDSKKHWDPYETTNIREYVYRPNPATEAVRPMSSNAYTFPYELSGPVGANRYSEDFCWQPYSKPEIIRSGSSMGSKRDNPQPLQDWRVLRGEKQKSLVCKSPWNKPVSDEEIRKVLSGQYRSTYREDYLGLPPDFQGKQVPPNWKKEISQLPLTEFRYRYQHPKQSPELKSSTSRYGSNASHPFPAKGVVPSVTLAHIINQESKKQLTTYQRMFGNNSMGISTALNSMQPREIQEFLKTVPEKDRAVLQRFLKNTAGSQAKDVSGGSPAKPANPVWMSGVPGPV, encoded by the exons ATGGATGAACTAg ATAGCAAGAAGCACTGGGATCCTTATGAAACTACAAATATCCGTGAATATGTTTACAGACCAAATCCTGCAACAGAAGCTGTTCG cccCATGTCTTCAAATGCATATACCTTCCCTTATGAACTGAGCGGCCCTGTTGGTGCTAACAGATACAGTGAGGACTTCTGTTGGCAGCCATATTCAAAACCTGAAATCATACGAAGCGGGTCCTCTATGGGAAGTAAGAGAGACAATCCTCAACCCCTACAG GATTGGAGGGTGCTCAGAGGAGAGAAACAGAAATCGTTAgtttgcaagtcaccctggaatAAACCTGTTTCTGATGAAGAAATAAGAAAAGTGTTGTCGGGACAGTACCGCTCAACCTATAGGGAGGATTATTTGGGTTTACCTCCAG ATTTTCAAGGAAAACAAGTGCCTCCTAACTGGAAGAAGGAAATCTCTCAATTGCCTTTGACTGAGTTTAGATACCGCTACCAACATCCAAAGCAGAGTCCTGAACTTAAGAGCTCCACCTCCCGCTATGGAAGTAATGCATCTCATCCTTTTCCAGCTAAAGGAGTGG TTCCAAGTGTGACCCTCGCTCACATCATTAATCAGGAGAGTAAGAAGCAGCTAACTACTTACCAGAGGATGTTTGGAAACAATAGCATGGGCATTTCAACAGCCCTGAACTCTATGCAGCCTAGAGAAATTCAAGAATTCCTTAAGACTGTTCCTGAGAAAG ACAGAGCAGTGTTGCAAAGATTTCTGAAAAACACTGCTGGCAGCCAAGCTAAGGATGTTTCAGGAGGGTCACCAGCCAAGCCAGCAAATCCAGTGTGGATGTCAGGGGTGCCCGGTCCTGTGTAG